A genomic window from Silene latifolia isolate original U9 population chromosome 11, ASM4854445v1, whole genome shotgun sequence includes:
- the LOC141610883 gene encoding uncharacterized protein LOC141610883 isoform X3, with translation MESSSSQSERETSGSRDENDGEVQSDVKDSDSKDEEEQEEMESNLKDSDSKDEEEQEEMESDLGSQDENDGEVQSDSKGSNSKDEEEQEEMESDLGSQDQAREVVEIVESDSDSQGEVQEVVEIMESDSDIQVQDDGEMQCDSNSEEKEEKKMHSKANIEGDASLQEDIVTPLLSAVEEEVTKTLLSMNSRNDVVEEEVSGKNSIHLIPKACTSSTTQQIHTSCSATTKFEGLDVRSDLVPTLQKIWRKHGNITKDSIVRSNDIIARALESLATVVQILEDNLAESLSDSQADYLSTTLSDLKCIRFKVCWLVSFVEKALKIHKSKDLMESLNNLSQLSSQIKERKSVILDEVAKLNEEENKLKEEMAKVEKWAYSGLVMINVYGRMVDSYAVLVYLWFILS, from the exons ATGGAGTCTAGTTCTAGCCAGTCGGAAAG GGAGACTTCTGGCAGTAGAGATGAGAATGATGGAGAGGTGCAATCTGATGTGAAGGATTCAGACAGTAAAGATGAGGAGGAGCAAGAAGAGATGGAATCTAATTTGAAGGATTCAGACAGTAAAGATGAGGAGGAGCAAGAAGAGATGGAATCTGATTTGGGAAGTCAAGATGAGAATGACGGAGAGGTGCAATCTGATTCGAAGGGTTCAAACAGTAAAGATGAAGAGGAGCAAGAAGAGATGGAATCTGATTTGGGAAGTCAAGATCAGGCTCGAGAAGTGGTGGAAATCGTGGAATCTGATTCCGACAGTCAAGGTGAGGTTCAAGAAGTGGTGGAAATCATGGAGTCTGATTCAGATATTCAAGTTCAGGATGATGGGGAAATGCAATGTGATTCGAACAGTGAGGAAAAGGAGGAAAAAAAGATGCATTCTAAAGCAAATATTGAGGGTGATGCCTCATTGCAAGAGGACATTGTGACGCCTTTGCTTTCTGCCGTTGAAGAAGAAGTTACAAAAACTCTTCTTAGTATGAATAGTCGGAATGATGTAGTTGAGGAAG AGGTTTCAGGGAAAAACTCAATTCATTTGATACCTAAAGCTTGTACATCCTCCACGACTCAG CAGATCCACACAAGTTGTTCTGCAACTACCAAATTTGAAGGACTTGATGTAAGGTCTGATTTAGTCCCAACCTTGCAAAAGATTTGGCGGAAGCATGGGAACATAACAAAAGATAGCATTGTGCGTAGCAATGACATAATTGCTAGGGCGTTGGAGTCGCTGGCAACTGTGGTACAAATACTTGAGGACAACTTGGCCGAGTCATTGAGTGACAGTCAAGCTGATTATTTAAGCACCACATTGTCTGATCTGAAATGTATACGTTTCAAAGTTTGCTGGTTAGTTTCTTTTGTTGAGAAGgcgttaaaaatacataaaagcAAGGATTTGATGGAATCGTTGAACAATCTCAGCCAGTTAAGTTCCCAAATCAAGGAACGCAAGTCAGTCATCCTTGACGAAGTAGCTAAACTCAATGAGGAAGAAAACAAACTGAAGGAGGAGATGGCAAAG GTGGAGAAATGGGCTTATTCTGGACTTGTTATGATCAATGTTTATGGTAGGATGGTTGACAGTTATGCCGTTCTGGTGTACTTGTGGTTTATACTTTCGTAA
- the LOC141610883 gene encoding uncharacterized protein LOC141610883 isoform X1: MRVTNRQLHPPPSKNFTRLTDEAAFTTRHHRVHTTTIYILRPPRTLSDNRPWIISPDSSTTSTSTSAAAETTVILRHPLTFKPQLFNLPRNFDFSQFHPSAIAVFHHLDQSYRVDKLLTFGHRTMLALYGGGKLRGCPCRATATKSAEVSESKSPWVKLSPGENFDDITNYDNTVYAVNRRGIVNVIYYYRTREKFRIGRTLIYESVSSGSGRFGWRKRLVVDGVHMYLVVRMAENSFRVFRFRRIGKKASWNEVGGFEGNKVLFMGRDHYFFRRAEKFPGVEYKNCIVFSEAAFPRYGKDCWEFTETGKRFGVVRRCEDDVAVFRVSDRVFAREGENSGFPKINWSPPAWIFKGNSASVSSSQSERETSGSRDENDGEVQSDVKDSDSKDEEEQEEMESNLKDSDSKDEEEQEEMESDLGSQDENDGEVQSDSKGSNSKDEEEQEEMESDLGSQDQAREVVEIVESDSDSQGEVQEVVEIMESDSDIQVQDDGEMQCDSNSEEKEEKKMHSKANIEGDASLQEDIVTPLLSAVEEEVTKTLLSMNSRNDVVEEEVSGKNSIHLIPKACTSSTTQQIHTSCSATTKFEGLDVRSDLVPTLQKIWRKHGNITKDSIVRSNDIIARALESLATVVQILEDNLAESLSDSQADYLSTTLSDLKCIRFKVCWLVSFVEKALKIHKSKDLMESLNNLSQLSSQIKERKSVILDEVAKLNEEENKLKEEMAKVEKWAYSGLVMINVYGRMVDSYAVLVYLWFILS; encoded by the exons ATGAGAGTCACTAATCGGCAACTacacccaccaccctccaaaaaCTTCACCCGTCTCACCGACGAAGCCGCCTTCACCACCCGCCACCACCGCGTCCACACCACAACCATCTACATCCTGCGACCACCACGCACTCTCTCCGACAACCGTCCATGGATCATCTCCCCCGACtcctccaccacctccacctccacctccgCCGCCGCAGAAACCACCGTCATCCTCCGCCACCCGCTCACATTCAAACCTCAATTATTCAACCTTCCCCGTAATTTCGACTTCTCACAATTTCATCCCTCCGCAATCGCCGTCTTTCACCACCTCGACCAATCCTACCGCGTCGACAAGCTCCTAACATTTGGACATCGTACTATGCTGGCTTTGTACGGCGGCGGTAAACTCCGCGGTTGTCCCTGCCGCGCCACGGCGACGAAATCGGCGGAGGTCTCGGAGTCAAAATCGCCTTGGGTGAAGTTATCTCCCGGTGAGAATTTCGATGATATTACCAACTATGATAATACGGTTTACGCGGTAAATAGGCGAGGGATTGTTAATGTAATTTATTATTATAGAactagagagaaatttagaaTCGGCAGAACGCTAATTTATGAGTCGGTGAGTTCCGGTTCAGGCCGGTTCGGGTGGCGGAAACGGTTAGTTGTCGATGGTGTACATATGTATTTGGTGGTTCGTATGGCGGAGAATTCGTTTAGGGTTTTTAGGTTTAGGAGAATAGGAAAGAAGGCTTCTTGGAATGAGGTTGGGGGATTTGAGGGTAATAAGGTGTTGTTTATGGGAAGGGATCATTATTTTTTTCGGAGGGCGGAAAAGTTTCCTGGGGTAGAGTATAAGAACTGCATTGTGTTTTCTGAGGCCGCTTTTCCGCGGTATGGGAAGGATTGTTGGGAGTTTACTGAGACTGGTAAACGATTTGGAGTTGTGAGGAGGTGTGAGGATGATGTTGCGGTTTTTAGGGTTAGTGATAGGGTTTTTGCTCGGGAAGGGGAGAATTCGGGTTTTCCTAAGATTAATTGGTCACCTCCTGCTTGGATTTTTAAGGGTAATTCGGCATCAGTATCTTCTAGCCAATCGGAAAG GGAGACTTCTGGCAGTAGAGATGAGAATGATGGAGAGGTGCAATCTGATGTGAAGGATTCAGACAGTAAAGATGAGGAGGAGCAAGAAGAGATGGAATCTAATTTGAAGGATTCAGACAGTAAAGATGAGGAGGAGCAAGAAGAGATGGAATCTGATTTGGGAAGTCAAGATGAGAATGACGGAGAGGTGCAATCTGATTCGAAGGGTTCAAACAGTAAAGATGAAGAGGAGCAAGAAGAGATGGAATCTGATTTGGGAAGTCAAGATCAGGCTCGAGAAGTGGTGGAAATCGTGGAATCTGATTCCGACAGTCAAGGTGAGGTTCAAGAAGTGGTGGAAATCATGGAGTCTGATTCAGATATTCAAGTTCAGGATGATGGGGAAATGCAATGTGATTCGAACAGTGAGGAAAAGGAGGAAAAAAAGATGCATTCTAAAGCAAATATTGAGGGTGATGCCTCATTGCAAGAGGACATTGTGACGCCTTTGCTTTCTGCCGTTGAAGAAGAAGTTACAAAAACTCTTCTTAGTATGAATAGTCGGAATGATGTAGTTGAGGAAG AGGTTTCAGGGAAAAACTCAATTCATTTGATACCTAAAGCTTGTACATCCTCCACGACTCAG CAGATCCACACAAGTTGTTCTGCAACTACCAAATTTGAAGGACTTGATGTAAGGTCTGATTTAGTCCCAACCTTGCAAAAGATTTGGCGGAAGCATGGGAACATAACAAAAGATAGCATTGTGCGTAGCAATGACATAATTGCTAGGGCGTTGGAGTCGCTGGCAACTGTGGTACAAATACTTGAGGACAACTTGGCCGAGTCATTGAGTGACAGTCAAGCTGATTATTTAAGCACCACATTGTCTGATCTGAAATGTATACGTTTCAAAGTTTGCTGGTTAGTTTCTTTTGTTGAGAAGgcgttaaaaatacataaaagcAAGGATTTGATGGAATCGTTGAACAATCTCAGCCAGTTAAGTTCCCAAATCAAGGAACGCAAGTCAGTCATCCTTGACGAAGTAGCTAAACTCAATGAGGAAGAAAACAAACTGAAGGAGGAGATGGCAAAG GTGGAGAAATGGGCTTATTCTGGACTTGTTATGATCAATGTTTATGGTAGGATGGTTGACAGTTATGCCGTTCTGGTGTACTTGTGGTTTATACTTTCGTAA
- the LOC141610883 gene encoding uncharacterized protein LOC141610883 isoform X2: MRVTNRQLHPPPSKNFTRLTDEAAFTTRHHRVHTTTIYILRPPRTLSDNRPWIISPDSSTTSTSTSAAAETTVILRHPLTFKPQLFNLPRNFDFSQFHPSAIAVFHHLDQSYRVDKLLTFGHRTMLALYGGGKLRGCPCRATATKSAEVSESKSPWVKLSPGENFDDITNYDNTVYAVNRRGIVNVIYYYRTREKFRIGRTLIYESVSSGSGRFGWRKRLVVDGVHMYLVVRMAENSFRVFRFRRIGKKASWNEVGGFEGNKVLFMGRDHYFFRRAEKFPGVEYKNCIVFSEAAFPRYGKDCWEFTETGKRFGVVRRCEDDVAVFRVSDRVFAREGENSGFPKINWSPPAWIFKGNSASVSSSQSERETSGSRDENDGEVQSDVKDSDSKDEEEQEEMESNLKDSDSKDEEEQEEMESDLGSQDENDGEVQSDSKGSNSKDEEEQEEMESDLGSQDQAREVVEIVESDSDSQGEVQEVVEIMESDSDIQVQDDGEMQCDSNSEEKEEKKMHSKANIEGDASLQEDIVTPLLSAVEEEVTKTLLSMNSRNDVVEEEVSGKNSIHLIPKACTSSTTQIHTSCSATTKFEGLDVRSDLVPTLQKIWRKHGNITKDSIVRSNDIIARALESLATVVQILEDNLAESLSDSQADYLSTTLSDLKCIRFKVCWLVSFVEKALKIHKSKDLMESLNNLSQLSSQIKERKSVILDEVAKLNEEENKLKEEMAKVEKWAYSGLVMINVYGRMVDSYAVLVYLWFILS, translated from the exons ATGAGAGTCACTAATCGGCAACTacacccaccaccctccaaaaaCTTCACCCGTCTCACCGACGAAGCCGCCTTCACCACCCGCCACCACCGCGTCCACACCACAACCATCTACATCCTGCGACCACCACGCACTCTCTCCGACAACCGTCCATGGATCATCTCCCCCGACtcctccaccacctccacctccacctccgCCGCCGCAGAAACCACCGTCATCCTCCGCCACCCGCTCACATTCAAACCTCAATTATTCAACCTTCCCCGTAATTTCGACTTCTCACAATTTCATCCCTCCGCAATCGCCGTCTTTCACCACCTCGACCAATCCTACCGCGTCGACAAGCTCCTAACATTTGGACATCGTACTATGCTGGCTTTGTACGGCGGCGGTAAACTCCGCGGTTGTCCCTGCCGCGCCACGGCGACGAAATCGGCGGAGGTCTCGGAGTCAAAATCGCCTTGGGTGAAGTTATCTCCCGGTGAGAATTTCGATGATATTACCAACTATGATAATACGGTTTACGCGGTAAATAGGCGAGGGATTGTTAATGTAATTTATTATTATAGAactagagagaaatttagaaTCGGCAGAACGCTAATTTATGAGTCGGTGAGTTCCGGTTCAGGCCGGTTCGGGTGGCGGAAACGGTTAGTTGTCGATGGTGTACATATGTATTTGGTGGTTCGTATGGCGGAGAATTCGTTTAGGGTTTTTAGGTTTAGGAGAATAGGAAAGAAGGCTTCTTGGAATGAGGTTGGGGGATTTGAGGGTAATAAGGTGTTGTTTATGGGAAGGGATCATTATTTTTTTCGGAGGGCGGAAAAGTTTCCTGGGGTAGAGTATAAGAACTGCATTGTGTTTTCTGAGGCCGCTTTTCCGCGGTATGGGAAGGATTGTTGGGAGTTTACTGAGACTGGTAAACGATTTGGAGTTGTGAGGAGGTGTGAGGATGATGTTGCGGTTTTTAGGGTTAGTGATAGGGTTTTTGCTCGGGAAGGGGAGAATTCGGGTTTTCCTAAGATTAATTGGTCACCTCCTGCTTGGATTTTTAAGGGTAATTCGGCATCAGTATCTTCTAGCCAATCGGAAAG GGAGACTTCTGGCAGTAGAGATGAGAATGATGGAGAGGTGCAATCTGATGTGAAGGATTCAGACAGTAAAGATGAGGAGGAGCAAGAAGAGATGGAATCTAATTTGAAGGATTCAGACAGTAAAGATGAGGAGGAGCAAGAAGAGATGGAATCTGATTTGGGAAGTCAAGATGAGAATGACGGAGAGGTGCAATCTGATTCGAAGGGTTCAAACAGTAAAGATGAAGAGGAGCAAGAAGAGATGGAATCTGATTTGGGAAGTCAAGATCAGGCTCGAGAAGTGGTGGAAATCGTGGAATCTGATTCCGACAGTCAAGGTGAGGTTCAAGAAGTGGTGGAAATCATGGAGTCTGATTCAGATATTCAAGTTCAGGATGATGGGGAAATGCAATGTGATTCGAACAGTGAGGAAAAGGAGGAAAAAAAGATGCATTCTAAAGCAAATATTGAGGGTGATGCCTCATTGCAAGAGGACATTGTGACGCCTTTGCTTTCTGCCGTTGAAGAAGAAGTTACAAAAACTCTTCTTAGTATGAATAGTCGGAATGATGTAGTTGAGGAAG AGGTTTCAGGGAAAAACTCAATTCATTTGATACCTAAAGCTTGTACATCCTCCACGACTCAG ATCCACACAAGTTGTTCTGCAACTACCAAATTTGAAGGACTTGATGTAAGGTCTGATTTAGTCCCAACCTTGCAAAAGATTTGGCGGAAGCATGGGAACATAACAAAAGATAGCATTGTGCGTAGCAATGACATAATTGCTAGGGCGTTGGAGTCGCTGGCAACTGTGGTACAAATACTTGAGGACAACTTGGCCGAGTCATTGAGTGACAGTCAAGCTGATTATTTAAGCACCACATTGTCTGATCTGAAATGTATACGTTTCAAAGTTTGCTGGTTAGTTTCTTTTGTTGAGAAGgcgttaaaaatacataaaagcAAGGATTTGATGGAATCGTTGAACAATCTCAGCCAGTTAAGTTCCCAAATCAAGGAACGCAAGTCAGTCATCCTTGACGAAGTAGCTAAACTCAATGAGGAAGAAAACAAACTGAAGGAGGAGATGGCAAAG GTGGAGAAATGGGCTTATTCTGGACTTGTTATGATCAATGTTTATGGTAGGATGGTTGACAGTTATGCCGTTCTGGTGTACTTGTGGTTTATACTTTCGTAA